Genomic window (Kwoniella botswanensis chromosome 1, complete sequence):
CCTCATAGACCTTCTCctggttcttcttctcaatccATCTTGCACCTTTCGTACGGGCATCTTCAGCTCTCCAAGCTTTGAAAGCGGTTCTCAGCAAGAAGAACGCGTGAGCCCTATCTGCTAAGCCCTGATTGCTCTTGATAATAGCAGTTGAACTATGCCATTTAGCCAACACGTTGACCTGCATTTTCTGTTCGTATACCAATGTCGCTCGGAGTCGATCAGTCTGGTGACCTGCCACAGCGGAGCGCCACCGTGAGAAGAGCCTTTGGAGATTGCTGGATCTGTTCTTTTCTTCGAATTGGTCGGCAACGTCTAGATACGAATAACCATCTATAAGCTTAAGACTTTATGTGACCGACGAAGAACAGGTACAGCTTACTTTCTAGTCTCTTCAGATGATCTCGTCTATCTTTCCATTTCGTCCAAACTTTCTCCTGtgatctcttctccttaGCTTGCACCAGTAATCTTCCCCAGGATTCTATCCTCCATCGCCTGAATGCTTTGTCCAGAAGACGGGTTTTGTCATATATCAGAGCTTTCCTTTCCATTCTCTGtgtatcattcattcatcagcatgaGCTATCGTTGGTCGACTCTTATATCAGGCAGCTCACCTGTTGATGTGATCTTGCAATCCTCCATCTATCAAGTACCATCAACAATAAACGTCTGCGATCGAAAATTGATGATTGTTTCGCTTGCCAGCTGCATAAATTTCCAAAAGAAATCGGTAAGCTGACAGAGATTGAGGGAGGTTATGGGCTGAACCCAGCTTACCTTGATATACGCCAATCATCCCAAACTCTCTGTACTAAATCCATCTCATGAacccttcttatcttctcttctctcggCTGAAGTAcactctttcttctccatttgATAAAAACCTCTCGCAAGCGGCGTTGTTCGATATCACCCAGTATGGTAGACAATTCCATTTTTCTATTCGCctgatcataccattctccgAAAACCCCATGTATCCAGCGTCGTTCTCGATCTCTGGCAACTTGTCTACCGAGAGTTTCAATTTGCCAGAACTATATGAATAAAATCTctgatgatcagctcacatCCTACGATCGGAATTTTcgaaaactcaccttgaggCTGTTCCGCATAATTCGCGTATCACGATCATTCACAAACCGCGACACCCTCTGTGCCATATCACCTTTCcacctttccattcttcttctctccgcCCCAGCTTTCCATACCTGGAATAACTCAAAGATCTCCTTTAACCTTTGCTCTGCCGACCATTTGCTCTCAAGTAGGCTGAGCCGtttctccttgatcctcTCTGCCCATTTACGCATCACAGATAACTTGAGATGTAattgacgatgttggtcTGCTGTTCCAGGTAGAGAAAGTTGATATCGAGCTGCCTTTGTCCATTTCTCAATTACTTGACGAAGTAGGAGGTTATCGCGAGCGATTGGGATGTTCTTGTACGTTACCTATAAACACGACTCATTCAGTCCATACAGTCGACGAATCTTGATAACTTAGGTTGGAGAAGGGCAAGTTACTTACCCGATAAAATTCCGACGTCTTAAACCACATATCCCAACATCTACCCATCAATCCGAGATTATAATAATCATCTGCCTTCTTTTCCATGCACTTTCTCTTACCCTCAGTGATCTCATCAACCCTATCTATCCAGCTTCGTTCGGGTTCGTTCAGTATCACAGGGGAGTATGTGCCTTTGTTTTTGGGCCTTGGAGTGACGAACCCAAGACCTAAAGCAGAGAAATCTTCTGTAGCTTGATCTACTAGTTGATTTGTATCTGATACTGAGATAGAATCGGAATATGCAGGTGGGTTTGTACTGCTATGCTGTTGATATTTTGGTGATCGACCAATAGGGGTTGAAGTTCTGATAGGAGGATCGAAATCTAAGAGATCATTTGTATGATTATCGCCATTGAAGGATTGATCAGGTGTATATCCAACTAATGATCTTGACCCATTCCTACTATGTCCTTGTCCATACGTACGGCTACGGTTACGGTCTCTTCGTTTGGACAATTCTAATTCTTTCCTCGGACTTGGTCTGAGCTGGTTGATGAAGCTCACACCTTCGTTTTGATATTCATGATTTGACGGTGCGAACCCCTCATCTATATctgacgaagctgaagctaaGAAAGGTACTCTTGCTCGTAGACCTGGTAATTGCGATTGTGAGAATGAATGGTCATCTTGGTTCAGGTCGTCTACCTCATATTCTTCTGTATCCccgtcttcctcctcctccaaaGATGTTTGTGAATTCGAGTGATTCGCTCGGAATGATCCATTGGTCTTCCAAATTTCCCACTTATCAGCCCAAGTAGGTCCTTTGATATTTCCAAGCTTGAGTAGGAAACCATAATAGAGCGAATCATTCGTTTCGGATATACCGCTATGAAGGAAATGGGGGACAGCAGGAAGTCAGGAGGTCAGTATGACAGTCAGCTCAATGTATATGTACGTATCGGGAACATGGAACCCACCACTCTTGCAATACCTCTGCATAGGGTCTGTATATCTGAAGAAAGGTAGTCGCGTGTCTGCCCCTTTCGATTATCCTCTCGACTACATCCAGATCCACGTTGGCAAATCGAGAAGTGGTATCGTTCCTCGAAgtggacgaggaggatgaagatgtctGCATCTGTGCTGTCACTGGGTTGATAGCATGCTTGTTTGAGAGACAAGGAATGTGAGATGTGAGGAGCATCAGCAAAAACAATAACAAATCAACCTCGTCATGTCATTATATCAACCGGTGGTACACGCGACGAGCACGGACCCTTGCTGTATGAGCGTGTCACCACTGGAATCGACCATTCTCAACTTTCTCAGACACATACACCGTATACTTACACAATATCTACATCAATATCACATTATCCCACCTCGGTCATACCTTATCATTCAATTAGACTACTGAGATAGTCATAAGAACCTCATCATGGCGGAAGAAAACTTCTCTGCTGCTTTGACGACATGgaagggtgagtgacatgattcacatcatcgtccttctCACATGACGGGTATCTGCCTCTGCACTTGCCAAATTGTCATTATGCTACATGAACGACGATGCACTGATACATCCCATGTAAAACAGAGATCAACCTGTCGGAGCTGCAGAAATCGCTCGACTCAACGGCATTGGAGTTGGTAGAAAACCAGAAAGAGAACCTTGTAGGTAGGAAGAAATTAGCTGAGCAAACGAGGGGTGAGTGCAATGAACAGCAATAATCAACATTCACCAGTCATGAGACGATACCGTATTAATTCTTTGATTATCTATAGAATTCAAGAAGCTTCCAGACGACGCAGAGAAATTCAGCGCTATCAAAGTCCTCCTAAAAGCCTATCAAGGAGAGATTGATTCCCTCACTCGTCGATCGAAAGTATCCGAGACGTCCTTCTTAAACGTCTACAAATTACTTGCAGATGCTCCAGATCCTTATCCACTGTTGGACGCGGCCGTCGACCAGACTGTTAAGATCGCAGAGGCGAGGGTCTTGGAATCTGAATTGAGCAGGTTGAGGGAAGAGAATAatgatctgaagaagaatttgAAAGAGTACAAGGACTCGGAGgacaggaggaagaaagctgagAATAAAGTGGAGCAGATTGAAGAGAAGGTATGTCACATTGCATTGTACGAAAGAAAGTGAGAGTGTGGCTGATTATGGCAATACTTGTCTTGTCAGATGGAAGAGTTGATTCAGGAAAGAGTGAatcagaaagagaatgaaCTCAATGCGGAATACGATGAGAGAATGCGTAATTAtgaagagaggtgagttctaAGCCCCTCACTGCTTCTTGTCTGGATTAGCTGACCATTGGGGATATCAACAGAGAGAAAGACCTACAAAGACAGGTCGAAACTGTTCGAAACCAATTGAGAGATATGCACTCCTCGAACGAAAGTACTCAAGCTAAATTGATGGATGCGAGTCAGAggcaaggtgagtgattgatccAGCTTCTCGCTTATTCTTCCCGACATGAATCAAGCTGACGTATCATGTCATAAACAGAACAAGACGTTGCTGCTAGATTAGCAGAATTGGATATGGTGGCTGCTGATTTATCAAGAGCCAATGAGCGAGTGGCTACAGTTGAGAGGAGGAATGTAAGTTTTATTCTTTGGGCGTGTCAATCTAAGTCCGGCATTGATGAGTACACCTATAGGAATTGTTAAGATCGGAGATAGAATCCGTTCGAAGTGGATCTCAACAAGCTGAAAAGTAAGATCTCCCCACAACCCTAGCCATCGTTCCACGATGCTGACCATTGCGTCGTTGTCGTTCTCAGGGTCAAAGCTCTTGAATCTCAGATCGAAGAGCTGGAAGCGGAAGCCTCCAGATTACTCAGAGCGTTGGATCAAATCAAAGAGCGGAAAGCCGAATCTGCGAAAGCAgcgaagaaaaaggaagatgaattggccAAAGAGGTCGCTTCTCAGGTACGTCCAACGAGGGATCAGCTGGACGACGTGGAAGggatgtatcagctgatctgtCTGGAAACTGTTGAGTAGGCTACTGAgattcagaatctcaagAATAAGGTGAAGCAGTATGGTGATTACGATGAAATTAAGAGAGAATTGGAGATTATGAAAGTGAGTTAGCTCTTTTCTCTATTATGTCTTTCTTATGGATCTAGCTAATACATATGTCTGATATGTAGTACGTTGAATTTTCAGGAGCAGATTCAGATgtagaagacgaaggagacTTCGAAGAATCTGGACTTTCTCTGAAATTACCCGATCCAAATGCGACAGTAGCGAACAAATCGTCTAATCGATCACTTGAGAACTTGCTAGTATCCAAGAACCGAAAGTTGTTAGAAGATCTTACCAAGTTGAGAGTATCATATGAGGAGTTGAATTCTGAACATTCAAAGACGGATGAGATCATTGAGAATCTCCAGATGGACCTAAACAAGCAATTGAGTTTGGtggagaagttggagaatgatTTGATGAACATCAATAataaagatgataatgaaaaggaaggaaagggatTACAAGGATTAGATATTGGTGGTAGTAAAGTTGTAAGTGTCATATACACACGTCGAACTATTCAATTAGTTGCTGATGTGTTATGTATCTTCAGGATGGTCGAGCATCACCTGCTACTCAAGCTCAAGACAATTCTATCCTTCCCATCGTTACTTCCCAAAGGGACAGATTCAGACAACGTAATGCCGAATTAGAGGAAGAATTAAGAAAACAATTCGAGATCATATCTGATCTTCGTACGGAGATTAAATCCcttcaagctgataatctCAAACTATATGAAAAAGTTAGATATATGGGATCTTACGGTATTTCATctaacaataacaacaatcCAAATGGTATAAGTGGATATAATGTCCCGGGAAGTTCATCAAGAGGTGGGTTAAATGGTGTTGGAGTAGGGATTGGAGCAAGGAGAGACGATGAAATTGGGAAATATAAAGATAAATATGATGAGAGTTTGAATCCTTTCGAAGCGTTTAAAGGTAGAGTGAGTAATTGTCTGTTCTCCAATTGATGGGTTAATGTAATGACTTCATGACTAATCCGACGGCCCGTAGGAAGCGCAAAGAGCTATACAAGCGTTAAACCCACTCGAAAGAGGTGTATTCTCCCTGACGAGAGCTATAATAGGTAATAAGAGAGCTAGGAGCCTGTTCATACTGTATGCTGCGTCgctggtgagtcaagtcTTACCCTTTGATACTCAATGATCCCATCTGCTGATGAGTTCGATGCCGGTACATAGCATATTTTGATACTGTTCGTACTATGGAACACAATGGCTGCTAGCGATTCCAATGCTCATCCTCCTGTATCTATACATCCTTAATCCGAATGCAGAACTGCCTCAATGATGGAAATTATCAATGATTGGGATTGGTTTTGGTTATTGATAGTATTGAGAAATAAGAGAGACATGATTGTATTCATATGCATTTCCTTGATAATGCTATTCATTGAACAAGTCCAAATCTCAAGGGAAAATCTAACGGCTTTACATGCTACACAATAAAAATCAGAGTCCTTTTTATATTTGGATTTCTCATACAGTACGCTAAAAAATATCCGATCGGTTCACTGTCCACCGAACTTGGCTAATCTTCGTCTACgaatttcctctttttcatCCGAAAAACCAAAAAAGTCAGTTCAAACTCCGCTTGATCCGATCCTACAGACACGATAAGCTCACCTGGAGACGGTTCATGTGCCGGTCCATCATCcgcatcctcttcctcatcctcgacatctttctgttcttccttcttagtAGATTTAAATTCCGACGGTTGCGCAGGGGGTACCACCGAAGTAGAAGTGGTAGGATCAGGTGATTTGAGAATGGGAGAATCGATTTTCGGTGGTAATTCCGGAGGAGGTTTCCAACCAGGTGGTAAATCATTCATTGAAGCTTTTAACGCAGCTTGTaaagcttcatcttcatcgtcgtaACTTCTTGAATGGAATTGGAAATCTGACGGTCCTGTATATCCGAATATATCATCTCTGGCTGTCCCAACTCTTCCTTCGCCCTCAGCTTCCTCAGAATgtatctcttcatcttcatctccatctccatcaccgTGGCCCAAGGGGAAAGTCTGATTATCGAATATATCCACTGCGGGTGTTGGACCGGGGGTAGATCGATTAGATGATTGTCTCGTACGTGTCACTGCTGGTCTACTATATTCGTCTGAATCGATAGCAATAGGATCTTCAGGAACTAAATCTTCTTgcctccttcttcttcgcgGGAcaggtggtgaggatgggCCCGcaccggaagaagaagggaaatcgACCGAGGGAGTGTCGGGGTTGATGGATGTCCCAACATGAGAAGCTAGTACGTCCAgatccaatcatcaacattacATCAGCATTTCAAACATGCTATAGTAGAAGGGAATACTCACGTCCAGCAATTCCTCCTGTAGCGCtagaaggaggttgagagaaCATGCTCCCACTGGCACCGGATCTACCAACCGGTTCACCCAATTCTACAGCCATCGTATCTGCCATGCATTCAGGTAAGACACCTATCCCACCATCCTGCCATCCTTGACCTTCACCTGCATCTTCGCCTTCCCTTGTTCCCACGACGGTCTTGCGCACTACGAAAACCGAGTATCCCTCTTGTTCAGCTTGGGTGAGGACCATTCTCAGATAGGTAGGCGAGATCCACTCCGGTTGGGGTAAGAAGGAATTGAGGTTGTACCATCTCTTAGTAGCAGATGAGTGGGGAGGGTATGTCGAAAATCTTCGAAGGGGAAACCAGTGAGATGATAAATTGAGGATGAATGCGACTTGCTCTCTGGGAAGAGTATACAAATACAATTTGAGTTAGCATTGGAAGTAAATcgaggaaggaagaacgaAAACTTACTCTGGATGTTCTTGATATTCCCTCATAGCTTCACCTCTCCATCTAACCAAACTTAAATCCCAAACTTCCAGTGCCCTCTCCAAAACTGATATAGAAAAATAACCAGTATCATCGAAATTGTATGAtttcttgagctgatgagatacgTCCAGAGTAGCATTTTCAGCTTGGTCCAATCTGTGATTGGGTACGAtcacacatacatatatcagctaatgCTTGATACGGGAAGAGAGGAGTAAAGATGATGTCAGGTAGCGAACATACTTTTTGGCTATATCTGCAAGATCCCATTCTGTATATGTGAATTGTTGAAGGACATTATTCCTgaaaaaggaggaagaaaggtaagCTTATTCCATAGCTATCAGCGGAAGTACAGTTGATAGGGAGTTTACAAGCAATGCTGAGCGCCTGAATGGACAGAAAACTATCAGCATATGAATTGTAGACGAGTGAATTACCAACTTACATAGTAAAGACCCTTCCTCCTGCTTTTCAAAGTACATGACTAAAGGTATAAACAAGGAAAGGTATCAGTATACCTTTCGGGAACGTTGGTCTCTTCTGTGTTAAGACGTACAGGGTACTAGATCCATCTTGAAGCAATGTCCTATAAGCCGGGATTCTCTGCGCTGATGCTTAGGGAGACTTGAGACGCCAGGTGTTACAAGAGTGAAGGTGCAGATAGAGATATGGAGGAACATGAAAAGCAATCAATCCATGTGAGAGCTGAGGGGTTGAGTACTTTGCCGCCAACGTCATGGCCATGCCACGTGTCGGTGACGAGGCACGTGCGCGATAGCCCTGTGATCTGCCAGTACAAAGTTAGAAGCATTGCGTAGCGCATATATCGAATCCACATTCGTTGAGCGGTAATCTACCATGGAGGAGACGGAGAAACAATGCTCATAAAAGCTCATGTAAATGTGTAAGCAAGAAGTTCGATGATTTTTCATCGGACACTCGAAAATCCACCTAAATGCATATAGACTAACTCGTACTTGATTGCTTCTTCTTACCCTTGATTTTCCTTGCTTTCCGACAACACCTCTGTGATTATGATCCTGATATTGCCTGCAAGCAGTTCTCAGCGGATGTAATCCAGCTTATTTTTGGTGAGCGAGAATCTCGATCCAGTATCCATCAGGATCATAGATGAACGCGATGTGCTTTGGTGAAAGAAGACAAATTGATGTTAGCTATGTTGTTCGTACGTTGTcgcatctcttcatctcaccCTCATCCCCCGCGTCCTCTACTCTACCAAGATCAATGAACCTTggtatcttcctctgcacctctcatgttcatcttgacACTCTGTCCCTATCACACATGAGAGGAGCGAGAGATATGATCGCAGTATGATCTCCCAGCTGGACCTGATCTCCCGTTGATCCTCGAGACATTTCTTCGCTTTCGTCGAGTCCATCTCCTTGCCCTTGATCTTCCCCTTGcggtatatggtatatccGAAAAttgactcactctcatcttaCCGTCCTCAGGTCTCTTCTTGAACTTCACACCCAATTCGTCAAATCTTTTAACGGCAGCTTCGAGGTTGTCGACAGTGACTGCGATATGTCCGAAGCCTCTTCCAGGTTCTTCGTTACCTGATGCATAACCTTTGAAGTTTGGATCGGATTCTGCCATAGGGAAAGAATGGGCGTCAGCTGAAGAATCCTgttttctctttttttttcGATGATATGACGGTCTTCTGTCATGACTGGTATATGTTTATACACCTGAGTTGAACATACAGACAATCGGACTCACCTGTACCCCAATTATGGCATAATTCCAATACACCTTCTCTGCTCAACATGACTGAAGCTTTCTCGTCATCTGAGGCATTCGCTTTATCGCCAAAACCAGCTGGGAAGGCGAGGCTATTTATCAACACGGATTGCGATGGTTTAGCTCATCTTGTACATTGTATCGAAGCTGTTGACCACAttgaggatgaatggataGATGTAAATTGTATGCTGAACGTACAAGTAGTTGGTGAAATCACCGCCTGGCGACTCTCTGAATTTCTGTTTGTGCCATCAAACATCAGTCACACATTCCATATTTCCACTTAGGCATATACACATAGACTGTGAGATCATGTCGTAAGGACTCACCTGCATACCCAATACCTTCTCATACCAAGGGATCGAGACCTTTGGGTCCTTGATCCTAAGCATGGTATGGTTGAATTTGTAAGTAGCGGTGTTGGTAGCTGAGGATGACATTCTGGATATGATCTGTTTGGTGTAAGGTGTAATTCTGAGCTTGAGTAGTGAAGAGGTGATCATTGGATAGGATCGAGATGAAATAAggtagaaggtggtgatggaaGGGTCGCTGTGATTATATGCTGTCTATCTGTCCTGTTTCGGTGAATGACGTTGAGACGGTTGAGAggaaagtggaggtgatgatgaacacGTGGATGTCTCCGGAATGTCCGGATCCTTTCAACATGGCCCGGTTACCACATCAGCCGATCGTGTGCATATGGGATCCATGTTGACTGTCCCAAGTCAAGTGAGACTAAGATGAATACTGTGCACGAGCAAGTCAACACCATCTTGCTGTCCTACTCCAGCTCAATCTTGGTGACTTGGATCTCGACAAGCTCAGTCGTCTCGAGTCAGCTCTCCGTCAAAGACCCGCACTGATCTAGATATCTACCCTGTTTCAAGTCGAACCATTACCTTTGCGTGTGTGTACCCTACCCACCCTTCCTTTGACCATCATTTTCcccccacttccaccactaccaTCAGCCATCAACAACATGACCAGCACCAAACACACTGTaagtcatcttcctcctgttctcccgttcatttcatctctttgGCATCGTCAAGTATGCTCTCCATCAGAGCCATAAAGTCTACTCGTTCCCTCACTATCATACCCAGATCAGCCATTCGTATCCGTACAACTATGACATCCAAATACAGATTACAGCAAAGTACTGACTTCGATGCATTCGATGATCAGTCTTCTGGTAATACAGAGGGTTTGACGATTGGCACTGTCCGAGGTGGACCTGCAGGTTCGTCGGGTGCAGCGCAACTCAAGGAAATACGAAAAGAGGCTTTGGAGGGTGTCAGACGACGGGCTGAAAGTACAAAGGGTAGTGGGAAGTTGAATGGCAAGGTTGGAGTTATTACGGGTGTAGGACCTGAGAGTGGGATTGGCGTGAGTACAGTACACCTATTCtatcaagagaaagaagaggaacgGTAGGCTGATAGGAAGAGGGCTAGACTGCTGCCGCGAAACTTTTTGCTAGAGACggtgagtgagatcaaaATATGTGACTCATGATAATACTTATCTATACTTGATTTCTGGTAGGTGCAAAACACCTATATCTGATAGACTACGATGATACCGCATTACCAAATCTCAAGAAATGGTTGGAAAGAACCTATCCGTCTACCAAGGTGGGTTGTGTCCACCTATTTAGAATATCGTTGATCTCATCACGACGCTGATGGACCTTGGGTAGATTACAATCCTCAAAGCCGATGCAGCTTCTCCCTCCACTATATCCAACCTTATCTCGCAGGTGATTAAAGAAAATGGTCATTTAGATTTCTTCTTTGCCAATGCCGGTGTATCTCAAATCAGACCTAGAAACACTACGCAAGATGTGAACAAGGCCATAGGAGATTTGCAATCCCTTGCTAGACCTGTCagtaagattgatgagaaggaattTGATGAGGTCATGAGGATAAATGCTTTGGGGTGAGTTGTCGTGAATACCCTGGGTCTTGTAAAATACACATTAAAATAAATACGAGTGTTTTTGGTTTGGAACTGATTGATAATTCCCTGAGCAGAGTTTTTATAGCTATCAAGTATGCTTCGGAAGCTA
Coding sequences:
- a CDS encoding lactoylglutathione lyase is translated as MSSSATNTATYKFNHTMLRIKDPKVSIPWYEKVLGMQKFRESPGGDFTNYFLAFPAGFGDKANASDDEKASVMLSREGVLELCHNWGTESDPNFKGYASGNEEPGRGFGHIAVTVDNLEAAVKRFDELGVKFKKRPEDGKMRHIAFIYDPDGYWIEILAHQK